The following proteins come from a genomic window of Clostridium cylindrosporum DSM 605:
- a CDS encoding GatB/YqeY domain-containing protein, with product MSLKDELQNDWKAALKARESFKASVLNMAKAAILNEEKNNKGSSLDDEQIITVLSKEVKMRRDAIIEFEKGNRQDLVNSTNQEIEILLGYLPQQLTENEITEIVTNAVKDVDAKDMKDMGKVMSIVNPKTKGRADGKLVSQIVKNCLSK from the coding sequence ATGTCACTCAAAGATGAATTACAAAACGATTGGAAGGCTGCCCTTAAAGCTAGAGAGTCTTTTAAGGCATCAGTTTTAAACATGGCTAAAGCAGCAATTTTAAATGAAGAAAAGAACAACAAAGGCTCAAGTCTTGACGATGAACAGATAATAACTGTTCTATCTAAAGAAGTTAAGATGAGAAGGGATGCAATTATTGAGTTTGAAAAAGGAAACAGGCAAGATTTAGTCAACTCGACTAATCAAGAAATTGAAATTTTGCTTGGATACCTTCCTCAGCAATTAACTGAAAATGAAATAACTGAAATAGTTACTAATGCTGTGAAAGATGTGGATGCTAAAGACATGAAGGATATGGGCAAAGTAATGTCAATAGTTAATCCTAAGACTAAAGGTAGAGCCGATGGAAAGCTTGTAAGTCAAATAGTAAAAAATTGTCTATCAAAATAG
- the ybeY gene encoding rRNA maturation RNase YbeY, with translation MILFDNRQDKENFDNNMESLIEKVIKESLLIEQFKLDYEISVSLVDNEEIRDINREFRGIDRSTDVLSFPMIEYNGVYYTSNYEFNKIDIDPDGKITLGDIVLSLERAREQSLEYGHSFSREVAFLTVHSVLHLLGHDHEVEDERKIMREKEEKILNSLSYNR, from the coding sequence ATGATTTTATTTGATAATAGACAAGATAAGGAAAACTTTGATAACAATATGGAAAGTTTAATAGAAAAGGTTATAAAAGAATCTCTTTTAATAGAGCAATTTAAATTAGACTATGAAATAAGTGTTAGTTTAGTTGATAATGAAGAAATTAGAGATATTAACAGAGAGTTTAGAGGAATAGATAGGTCTACAGATGTATTATCATTTCCTATGATAGAGTATAATGGAGTGTACTATACCTCGAATTATGAGTTTAACAAAATAGATATTGATCCAGATGGAAAGATAACTCTTGGAGACATTGTTTTATCACTTGAAAGAGCTAGAGAACAATCCTTAGAATATGGACACAGCTTTAGTAGGGAAGTGGCTTTTCTTACAGTTCACTCAGTGCTTCATCTTTTAGGTCATGATCATGAAGTAGAGGATGAAAGGAAGATAATGAGAGAAAAGGAAGAAAAAATACTTAATAGCCTTTCTTATAATAGATAG
- the yqfD gene encoding sporulation protein YqfD has product MGNFKDFIRGEIKVKVESLEIERFINMATKGKIRMWNVCREDFTTISFTMFQDQYKLLKRIVRKTGSRTKVTKKNGMNFILNKINRRKFFIIGVNLFLILIFVFSSMILRIEIQGNKKVDNKVIIESLEKHGINYGKLKFGIKLRDIEAKVLKDLKEVSVVTIKFIGTKAIVNVVERTMPPEMDLIETPRDIISTKEGVISKITALKGQSVVTIGDYVKKGDTLISGIVRDAEGVPIRVAESTGEVIAKTWYEIEENVDLNHKEEKFTGRETKRTYFNLFNKTLAFKYKNKYPQYNKIQDTKNYEIMGYRLPIEKVSEIYKEKIITERKISEDEAIKILIEKIDSKAKKVIPKEGLIVDKQESKEISENGIKLKIIFIVEEKIGEGKDISPGVIKEEQEKEEAKKIQPE; this is encoded by the coding sequence ATGGGTAACTTCAAAGATTTTATAAGGGGAGAAATAAAAGTAAAAGTAGAGTCTTTAGAAATTGAAAGATTTATAAATATGGCTACAAAGGGTAAAATAAGAATGTGGAATGTTTGTAGAGAAGATTTTACCACAATTTCATTTACTATGTTTCAGGATCAATATAAACTTTTAAAAAGAATAGTTAGAAAAACAGGCTCAAGAACAAAGGTAACCAAGAAAAATGGAATGAATTTTATTTTAAATAAAATAAATAGAAGAAAGTTTTTTATTATAGGAGTAAATTTATTTTTAATACTTATATTTGTGTTCTCTAGTATGATACTAAGAATAGAGATACAAGGGAATAAGAAAGTTGATAACAAAGTAATTATTGAGTCTTTAGAAAAGCATGGAATAAATTATGGAAAATTAAAGTTTGGAATTAAGTTAAGGGATATAGAGGCTAAGGTTCTTAAAGATTTAAAAGAGGTGTCAGTTGTAACTATAAAGTTTATTGGTACTAAGGCTATAGTAAATGTAGTTGAAAGAACAATGCCTCCTGAAATGGACTTAATTGAAACTCCAAGAGATATAATTTCAACTAAGGAAGGTGTTATAAGTAAAATAACAGCACTTAAAGGTCAGAGTGTAGTTACAATTGGAGATTATGTTAAAAAAGGGGATACTCTCATTTCAGGTATAGTAAGAGATGCGGAAGGTGTACCTATTAGAGTGGCTGAATCTACCGGTGAGGTTATAGCTAAGACTTGGTATGAAATAGAAGAGAATGTAGATCTTAATCATAAAGAAGAAAAGTTTACCGGGAGAGAAACAAAGCGTACATATTTTAATCTATTTAACAAAACATTAGCATTTAAATATAAGAATAAATATCCACAATATAATAAAATACAAGACACTAAAAATTACGAAATTATGGGATATAGATTACCAATTGAGAAGGTCTCAGAGATTTATAAAGAGAAAATTATAACAGAAAGAAAAATAAGTGAAGATGAAGCTATAAAAATATTAATAGAAAAAATAGATTCTAAAGCTAAAAAAGTGATTCCAAAAGAAGGATTAATTGTAGATAAACAAGAAAGTAAAGAGATATCAGAGAATGGTATAAAACTTAAAATAATTTTTATTGTAGAGGAAAAGATAGGGGAAGGAAAAGATATTTCTCCTGGGGTTATAAAAGAGGAACAGGAAAAGGAAGAAGCAAAGAAAATACAACCAGAATAG
- a CDS encoding histidine triad nucleotide-binding protein: MDCIFCKIVQGEIPSAKVYEDDKVYAFNDISPAAPTHVLIIPKEHISSALEVDEKNSSLIGHIFTVANKIARDLGIDKTGFRIVNNCGEDGGQTVHHIHFHLLGGRSLQWPPG, from the coding sequence ATGGATTGTATATTTTGTAAAATAGTTCAAGGGGAAATACCATCAGCAAAGGTATATGAAGATGATAAAGTATATGCTTTTAATGATATTAGTCCAGCTGCCCCTACTCATGTACTTATAATACCAAAGGAGCATATTTCTTCAGCACTTGAGGTAGATGAAAAAAATTCATCACTTATTGGACATATATTTACTGTTGCAAATAAAATAGCAAGGGACCTTGGTATTGATAAAACAGGATTTAGAATAGTTAATAATTGTGGTGAAGATGGGGGACAAACAGTTCATCATATTCATTTTCACTTATTAGGAGGAAGAAGTCTTCAATGGCCACCAGGCTAA
- the yqfC gene encoding sporulation protein YqfC — MVKKSSVKEKVTEKLSLPKDIVLNMPNIKILGDKEVLIENHGGIIEYTADVVKLKSSLGEILIKGEGFQIKDISEDDIYILGKIDSLGFIK; from the coding sequence ATGGTAAAAAAATCAAGTGTAAAAGAAAAAGTTACTGAAAAACTATCTCTTCCAAAGGATATAGTTTTAAATATGCCAAATATTAAAATTCTAGGAGATAAAGAAGTTTTAATTGAAAATCATGGGGGGATTATTGAATATACCGCGGATGTGGTAAAGCTAAAATCTTCTTTGGGAGAAATACTTATTAAAGGGGAAGGATTTCAAATTAAAGACATAAGTGAAGATGATATATATATATTAGGGAAAATAGATTCATTAGGGTTTATAAAGTAG
- a CDS encoding NfeD family protein — MKKRSILFSLILITIIFTMFGIKESFAAASDKGVYVIPIKGDIGPSVETFVSNQLKKAEDLNIDIIVLDINTLGGKINSTLNLQETVKKYNSKFKFYSFINNKAESAGVMIALLGDKIFMTKDATIGSASVVPFDEKSNSAWSAMLKAQAESKGKPGSIAKATADYNIEIPGIKGKGTLLNMTSNDAIKLKFADGIASNITEVAKKVEYRGDKIIVAEKDFKVTLSEIISNQYVSILLLLLGIIALIAEMFIPSFGILGTLGATSIGVYFLGNIFAGNSTWWSLGIFVLGIILILIELGIPGFGAAGIGGLMLISISIVMSAETMKIGLFVMICSWLVAGIGIYVIIKYGFKRGLFSKVILKSNQEAKDFISYDIKKAEKLLGKEGVASSMLRPSGIAIIDGNTIDVQTNGDFIKEGTQIKVDKIEGNKIIVKKFNK; from the coding sequence ATGAAAAAAAGAAGCATACTATTTTCTTTAATTCTAATTACAATTATTTTTACAATGTTTGGCATAAAAGAATCTTTTGCTGCTGCCTCAGATAAAGGTGTATATGTTATACCGATAAAAGGTGATATTGGGCCATCGGTTGAAACCTTTGTATCAAACCAATTAAAAAAAGCAGAAGATCTTAATATAGATATTATTGTACTTGACATTAATACACTAGGTGGAAAGATTAATTCAACTTTGAACTTACAAGAAACAGTAAAAAAGTATAATTCGAAATTTAAGTTTTATAGTTTTATTAATAATAAGGCGGAATCTGCAGGGGTTATGATTGCACTTTTAGGAGATAAGATATTCATGACAAAGGATGCAACTATTGGATCTGCATCAGTAGTTCCATTTGATGAAAAAAGTAATTCTGCTTGGAGTGCTATGTTAAAGGCACAGGCTGAATCTAAGGGAAAGCCAGGTAGCATTGCTAAGGCAACGGCGGATTATAATATAGAAATCCCCGGAATAAAGGGGAAAGGGACTCTTCTTAATATGACATCAAATGATGCTATAAAGTTAAAATTTGCAGATGGTATAGCAAGTAATATAACAGAAGTTGCTAAAAAAGTAGAGTATAGAGGGGATAAAATTATAGTAGCCGAAAAGGATTTTAAAGTAACCTTATCGGAAATTATATCTAATCAGTATGTATCAATACTTCTTCTTTTACTAGGAATAATAGCATTAATTGCTGAGATGTTTATTCCTTCGTTTGGTATATTAGGAACACTCGGAGCAACGAGTATTGGAGTGTATTTTTTAGGAAATATATTTGCAGGTAATTCAACATGGTGGTCACTTGGAATATTTGTACTTGGAATAATTTTGATTCTTATAGAACTTGGTATTCCTGGATTTGGAGCTGCAGGAATTGGTGGACTTATGTTAATTTCTATTTCTATAGTAATGTCTGCGGAAACAATGAAAATAGGGCTATTTGTTATGATATGCAGTTGGTTAGTAGCTGGTATTGGAATTTATGTGATTATAAAATATGGTTTTAAACGAGGTCTGTTTTCAAAGGTTATTTTAAAGTCTAACCAAGAAGCTAAGGATTTTATATCCTATGACATAAAAAAAGCTGAAAAACTTCTTGGTAAAGAAGGTGTAGCAAGTTCAATGCTAAGACCTTCAGGAATTGCTATTATTGATGGAAATACTATAGATGTACAAACTAATGGAGATTTCATTAAAGAAGGAACACAAATTAAAGTTGATAAAATAGAAGGTAACAAAATCATAGTAAAAAAATTTAATAAATAA
- the rpsU gene encoding 30S ribosomal protein S21: protein MSEIKVGENESLESALRRFKKKCARAGVLAEVRKREHYDKPSVRRKKKSEAARKRKFK, encoded by the coding sequence ATGTCAGAAATCAAAGTTGGTGAAAATGAATCACTAGAAAGTGCTCTTCGTAGATTCAAAAAGAAGTGTGCGAGAGCAGGAGTTCTTGCGGAAGTTAGAAAAAGAGAACATTACGATAAGCCAAGCGTAAGACGTAAAAAGAAATCAGAGGCTGCAAGAAAGAGAAAGTTTAAGTAA
- a CDS encoding PhoH family protein produces MESRIQIEKVEDVINIFGKFDENIKIIEQTFNVTVVNRESEIKITGTSGVDLASKCILKLLDIVKRGEAINLHTVNYIISLIMEENEGAIDKILKDVILVTPRGKYIKCKTIGQQNYIEAINKHDVVFGIGPAGTGKTYLAIAMAVKMLKERKVGKIILTRPAVEAGERLGFLPGDLQEKIDPYLRPLYDALYDTLGPETFQKYMESGIIEVAPLAYMRGRTLDDSFIILDEAQNTTPEQMKMFLTRFGYGSRIVVTGDITQVDLGQGKLSGLKQVTKVLKDVEGIEMVYFSHKDVVRHKLVMQIIKAYEKWDKDRESKKEEKESSEE; encoded by the coding sequence ATGGAAAGTAGAATTCAAATTGAAAAAGTTGAAGATGTGATTAATATATTTGGTAAATTCGATGAGAACATTAAAATAATAGAGCAAACATTTAATGTTACAGTAGTTAATAGAGAAAGTGAAATAAAGATTACAGGAACATCAGGAGTAGATCTTGCATCAAAATGTATTTTGAAACTTTTAGATATTGTGAAAAGAGGAGAGGCAATTAACCTACATACAGTAAACTACATTATAAGTCTTATAATGGAAGAAAATGAAGGTGCTATAGACAAGATACTTAAGGATGTTATACTTGTAACCCCAAGAGGAAAATATATAAAGTGTAAAACTATAGGGCAACAAAATTATATAGAAGCAATAAATAAACACGATGTTGTGTTTGGTATTGGACCTGCTGGGACAGGAAAAACATACCTTGCTATTGCAATGGCAGTTAAAATGTTAAAGGAAAGAAAGGTAGGAAAGATTATCTTAACAAGACCTGCAGTTGAAGCTGGGGAAAGATTAGGATTTTTACCAGGAGACCTTCAAGAGAAAATAGATCCATACCTAAGACCTTTATATGATGCTCTTTATGATACTTTAGGTCCTGAAACATTCCAAAAATATATGGAATCAGGAATAATAGAAGTTGCGCCTCTAGCTTATATGAGAGGAAGAACACTTGATGATAGTTTTATAATACTAGATGAAGCCCAAAATACAACACCTGAGCAAATGAAGATGTTTTTAACTAGATTTGGTTATGGATCAAGAATTGTTGTAACCGGTGATATTACACAGGTAGACTTGGGTCAGGGAAAACTTTCAGGGCTAAAGCAGGTAACAAAGGTTCTAAAAGACGTAGAGGGAATAGAGATGGTTTATTTTTCACATAAAGATGTTGTAAGACATAAGTTAGTTATGCAAATAATAAAAGCATATGAAAAATGGGATAAAGATAGAGAGAGTAAAAAAGAAGAAAAAGAAAGTAGTGAAGAATAA